In Streptomyces sp. NBC_01408, one DNA window encodes the following:
- a CDS encoding AAA family ATPase: protein MCPRPCRRSGRPGTTRRWTPPWRRPSPAPGSPSPTGTAASPSNSTSTGLLRPLSAAELSDGTLRYLLWAAALLTPRPPALMVLNEPETSLHPDLLTPLADLILTAARDTQTVVVTHATPLAEALAEGTRRHRVDLRTVELVKEFGRTEVAGREGPLDEPLWYWPQR from the coding sequence ATCTGCCCGCGGCCCTGCAGACGATCCGGGAGACCGGGGACCACGCGGCGCTGGACGCCGCCGTGGAGGCGGCCTTCCCCGGCACCCGGGTCTCCGTCACCGACCGGGACGGCCGCTTCTCCCTCGAACTCCACCAGCACCGGTCTGCTGCGCCCGCTGAGCGCGGCCGAGCTCTCCGACGGCACCCTGCGCTACCTGCTCTGGGCGGCGGCCCTGCTGACACCGCGCCCGCCCGCCCTGATGGTCCTCAACGAGCCGGAGACCAGCCTCCACCCGGACCTGCTGACCCCGCTGGCGGACCTGATCCTCACGGCGGCCCGGGACACCCAGACGGTGGTGGTCACCCACGCGACCCCCTTGGCCGAGGCCCTGGCCGAGGGCACCCGCCGCCACCGGGTGGACCTCCGGACGGTGGAACTGGTCAAGGAGTTCGGCCGCACGGAGGTAGCGGGCCGCGAGGGCCCCCTGGACGAACCCCTCTGGTACTGGCCCCAGCGGTGA
- a CDS encoding DUF3533 domain-containing protein translates to MSQPTQSNDADPSGGFLAEIKDAVTTRAALLVLGVLALQLAFITSYIGAFHHPVPSEIPIAVAAPVARVAEESAQQLAALPGKPLDPRAVEDEATARAQVGNRDVDGALILDPAARADRLLVAGGAGASLAQAIEAVVGKVEQSRGRAVVVTDVAPSAAGDARGLSSFYLVIGWCVGGYLCAAILAISAGARPANAARAVVRLGALLVYALAAGLLGAVIAGPVLDALPGSLMALWGLGALVVFAVGAITLAFQGLAGVVGIGLAILLVVVLGNPSAGGAYPYPLLPPFWSSIGPALPPGAGTYAARSIAYFKGNGAGGPMLVLAGWAVLGSLLTLFCAMSRKGRPGAAVGSGLPDDAGDAEAADVR, encoded by the coding sequence ATGAGCCAGCCCACCCAGAGCAACGACGCAGATCCGTCCGGCGGCTTCCTCGCCGAGATCAAGGACGCCGTGACCACCCGGGCCGCGCTGCTGGTCCTGGGGGTGCTGGCGCTCCAGCTCGCCTTCATCACCTCGTACATCGGCGCCTTCCACCACCCCGTGCCCAGCGAGATCCCAATCGCCGTGGCCGCCCCCGTCGCCCGGGTCGCCGAGGAGTCCGCGCAGCAGCTCGCCGCCCTGCCGGGCAAACCGCTCGACCCGCGCGCGGTCGAGGACGAGGCCACGGCCCGCGCCCAGGTCGGGAACCGGGACGTGGACGGCGCCCTGATCCTCGACCCGGCCGCCAGGGCCGACCGGCTGCTGGTCGCGGGCGGCGCCGGGGCCTCGCTCGCCCAGGCCATCGAAGCGGTCGTCGGCAAGGTCGAGCAGAGCCGGGGGCGCGCCGTCGTGGTCACCGACGTGGCCCCGTCCGCCGCGGGCGACGCGCGCGGCCTGAGCTCCTTCTACCTGGTCATCGGCTGGTGCGTGGGCGGCTACCTGTGCGCCGCGATCCTCGCGATCAGCGCCGGCGCCCGGCCCGCGAACGCCGCCCGCGCGGTCGTCCGGCTCGGCGCGCTGCTCGTGTACGCCCTCGCCGCCGGGCTGCTCGGCGCGGTCATCGCGGGCCCGGTCCTGGACGCCCTGCCCGGCTCGCTCATGGCCCTGTGGGGGCTCGGCGCCCTGGTGGTCTTCGCGGTCGGCGCGATCACCCTGGCCTTCCAGGGGCTGGCGGGCGTGGTCGGCATCGGCCTCGCGATCCTGCTGGTGGTGGTGCTCGGCAACCCGAGTGCGGGCGGAGCGTACCCGTACCCGCTGCTGCCGCCGTTCTGGAGCTCCATCGGCCCGGCCCTGCCGCCGGGCGCGGGTACGTACGCCGCGCGCTCCATCGCGTACTTCAAGGGCAACGGCGCGGGCGGGCCCATGCTGGTCCTGGCCGGCTGGGCGGTACTGGGCTCCCTGCTCACGCTGTTCTGCGCGATGTCCCGCAAGGGCCGGCCCGGAGCCGCCGTGGGCAGCGGGCTGCCCGATGACGCCGGGGACGCCGAGGCGGCGGACGTGCGGTGA
- a CDS encoding DNA polymerase III subunit alpha, which produces MPGFTHLHTVSGFSVRYGGSHPERLAERAAERGMDALALTDRDTLAGAVRFAKACAKAGIRPLFGVDLAVSPAAGSAGSAGSGGPGSGSAGSGGSGASARSSGASGSGSVEVSYRRRSPVKGGAFVDESAPRAVFLARDGAAGWAELCRMVTAAHAGAGTGQPVLSWGDLRGEGVFVLLGPDSEPGRALAAGRPDRAARLLAPWREVYGDSLRLEAVHHGRTGTGPGSLRLAARTVGFAAEQGVPAVLTNAVRYADPGQGPVADILDAARLLVPIDPRSPRHQLDSGERWLKDPDAMAGAADRIAQAAGLRPADARRLLAETRRTAEACAVDPEDDLGMGSVHFPEARLVGAAHRSAQRVLASRASAGMVLRGYADDRAYWERMHHELDIIAFHGYASYFLTVAQVVDDVREMGIRVAARGSGAGSLVNHLLGIAHADPVAHGLLMERFLSKRRRVLPDIDIDVESARRLEVYRRIIGRFGAERVATVSMPETYRVRHAIRDVGAALSMDPAAVDRLAKAFPHIRARDARAALEELPELRDVRGESYGRLWELVEALDALPRGIAMHPCGVLLSDASLLARTPVVPTSGEGFPMSQFDKDDVEELGLLKLDVLGVRMQSAMAHAVAEIRRGTGEELDLDDPAQVPPGDRATYELIRSAETLGCFQIESPGQRDLVGRLQPSTFHDLVVDISLFRPGPVAADMVRPFIEARHGRAPVRFPHPDLADALRETYGVVVFHEQIIEIVDVMTGCGRDEADRVRRGLSDPQSQGRIKVWFAAKAGERGYPLEVIGRTWEIVEAFGSYGFCKAHAVAFAVPTYQSAWLKAHHPAAFYAGLLTHDPGMYPKRLLLADARRRGVPVLPLDVNRSAAAHRIELVSDAPQVWGLRLGLSDVHGISEAEAGRIEAGRPYASLRDFWDRAHPGRPVAERLAQVGALDSFGANRRDLLLHLTELHGAQRAAGVRGAAQLPLDGGRSTAAVGLPDLTDTERLSAELGVLGMDTSRHLMEDHHAFLSELGVIPARRLREAEHGRTVLVAGAKAATQTPPIRSGKRVIFTTLDDGTGLVDLAFFDDSHEACAHTVFHSFLLLVRGVVQRRGPQSLSVVGAAAWNLAELVELRASGGLDAVAARLAASGGGGGDGGADAADGAGAGAAGERGPGRRIRMSTGYEMNPWADLQPPGEGPATGRKLWHSSPGSPG; this is translated from the coding sequence GTGCCTGGTTTTACGCATCTGCACACCGTTTCGGGGTTCTCCGTGCGCTACGGGGGCTCGCACCCGGAACGGCTGGCGGAGCGCGCCGCGGAGCGGGGCATGGACGCCCTCGCCCTGACCGACCGCGACACCCTCGCGGGTGCGGTGCGGTTCGCGAAGGCGTGCGCGAAGGCCGGGATCAGGCCGCTGTTCGGGGTGGACCTGGCCGTGTCGCCTGCGGCGGGCTCGGCGGGCTCGGCGGGCTCGGGTGGCCCCGGCTCCGGTTCCGCGGGCTCGGGTGGCTCCGGGGCCTCCGCCCGGTCCTCCGGGGCTTCCGGTTCCGGTTCTGTCGAGGTCTCGTACCGGCGGCGCAGTCCCGTCAAGGGCGGGGCCTTCGTCGACGAGTCCGCCCCGCGCGCCGTCTTCCTGGCCCGCGACGGGGCCGCCGGGTGGGCCGAGCTGTGCCGGATGGTCACCGCCGCCCACGCCGGGGCGGGGACCGGGCAGCCCGTGCTGTCCTGGGGCGACCTGCGCGGAGAGGGCGTCTTCGTCCTGCTCGGGCCCGACTCCGAGCCCGGCCGGGCGCTCGCCGCGGGCCGCCCCGACCGGGCCGCCCGGCTGCTCGCGCCCTGGCGGGAGGTCTACGGTGACTCCCTGCGCCTGGAGGCCGTCCACCACGGCCGCACCGGCACCGGCCCCGGCTCGCTCCGGCTGGCCGCCCGTACGGTCGGCTTCGCCGCCGAACAGGGGGTCCCGGCCGTGCTGACCAATGCCGTCCGGTACGCCGACCCCGGCCAGGGCCCGGTCGCCGACATCCTCGACGCGGCCCGCCTGCTGGTCCCCATCGACCCCCGGAGCCCCAGGCATCAACTCGACAGCGGCGAACGCTGGCTCAAGGACCCGGACGCCATGGCCGGGGCCGCCGACCGGATCGCCCAGGCGGCCGGCCTGCGCCCCGCCGACGCCCGCCGGCTCCTCGCGGAGACCCGGCGTACGGCCGAGGCCTGCGCGGTGGACCCCGAGGACGACCTCGGCATGGGCTCCGTGCACTTCCCCGAGGCCCGGCTCGTCGGCGCCGCCCACCGCAGCGCCCAGCGGGTCCTCGCCTCCCGCGCCTCGGCGGGCATGGTGCTGCGGGGCTACGCGGACGACCGCGCGTACTGGGAGCGGATGCACCACGAGCTCGACATCATCGCCTTCCACGGCTACGCCTCGTACTTCCTGACGGTGGCCCAAGTCGTGGACGACGTACGGGAGATGGGAATCCGGGTGGCCGCCCGCGGTTCCGGGGCCGGCTCCCTCGTCAACCACCTGCTCGGCATCGCGCACGCCGACCCCGTCGCCCACGGCCTGCTGATGGAACGCTTCCTGTCCAAGCGCCGGCGCGTCCTGCCCGACATCGACATCGACGTGGAGTCCGCCCGGCGGCTGGAGGTCTACCGGCGGATCATCGGCCGGTTCGGCGCCGAGCGCGTCGCCACCGTCTCCATGCCCGAGACCTACCGGGTCCGGCACGCCATCCGCGACGTCGGCGCCGCCCTGTCCATGGACCCGGCCGCTGTGGACCGGCTCGCCAAGGCCTTCCCGCACATCCGGGCCCGCGACGCCCGCGCCGCGCTGGAGGAACTCCCCGAACTGCGCGACGTACGGGGTGAGTCGTACGGCAGGCTGTGGGAGCTCGTCGAGGCGCTGGACGCGCTGCCGCGCGGGATCGCCATGCACCCGTGCGGGGTGCTGCTCTCCGACGCCTCGCTGCTCGCCCGTACGCCCGTGGTGCCCACCAGCGGCGAGGGCTTCCCCATGTCCCAGTTCGACAAGGACGACGTGGAGGAGCTCGGGCTGCTCAAACTCGACGTGCTGGGCGTGCGCATGCAGTCCGCGATGGCGCACGCCGTCGCCGAGATCCGGCGCGGCACGGGGGAGGAGCTCGACCTGGACGACCCGGCGCAGGTCCCGCCGGGGGACAGGGCCACGTACGAGCTGATCCGCTCGGCCGAGACACTGGGCTGCTTCCAGATCGAATCGCCCGGCCAGCGCGACCTGGTGGGGCGGCTCCAGCCGTCGACCTTCCACGACCTGGTGGTCGACATCTCGCTGTTCCGGCCGGGACCGGTGGCCGCCGACATGGTGCGGCCCTTCATCGAGGCCCGGCACGGGCGGGCGCCGGTGCGCTTCCCGCACCCGGACCTGGCCGACGCGCTGCGCGAGACGTACGGGGTGGTGGTCTTCCACGAGCAGATCATCGAGATCGTCGACGTCATGACCGGCTGCGGGCGGGACGAGGCCGATCGGGTGCGGCGCGGACTGTCCGACCCGCAGTCGCAGGGGCGGATCAAGGTCTGGTTCGCGGCGAAGGCGGGCGAACGCGGCTACCCGCTGGAGGTGATCGGCCGGACCTGGGAGATCGTGGAGGCCTTCGGTTCGTACGGCTTCTGCAAGGCGCACGCGGTGGCCTTCGCGGTGCCGACGTACCAGTCGGCGTGGCTGAAGGCGCACCACCCGGCGGCCTTCTACGCCGGGCTGCTCACCCACGACCCGGGCATGTACCCGAAGCGGCTGCTGCTGGCGGACGCGCGGCGGCGGGGCGTGCCGGTGCTGCCGCTGGACGTGAACCGGTCAGCGGCCGCCCATCGAATCGAACTGGTGTCCGATGCGCCTCAGGTGTGGGGGCTGCGCCTCGGGCTGTCCGACGTCCACGGCATCAGTGAGGCCGAGGCGGGCCGGATCGAGGCCGGACGGCCGTACGCGTCCCTGCGCGACTTCTGGGACCGCGCGCATCCGGGGCGTCCGGTCGCCGAACGGCTGGCGCAGGTCGGGGCGTTGGACTCCTTCGGCGCCAATCGGCGCGATCTGTTGCTGCACTTGACAGAACTGCACGGCGCACAGCGGGCCGCCGGGGTGCGCGGCGCCGCCCAACTCCCGCTGGACGGAGGTCGGTCCACGGCCGCGGTCGGGCTGCCCGATCTGACCGACACGGAACGGCTCAGTGCTGAACTGGGCGTCCTCGGCATGGACACCTCGCGGCACCTGATGGAGGACCACCACGCCTTCCTGTCCGAGCTGGGGGTGATCCCGGCGCGGCGGCTGCGGGAGGCCGAGCACGGGCGGACGGTGCTGGTCGCGGGGGCCAAGGCAGCCACCCAGACCCCGCCGATCCGCTCCGGGAAGCGGGTCATCTTCACCACGCTGGACGACGGGACGGGCCTGGTCGACCTGGCCTTCTTCGACGACAGCCACGAGGCCTGCGCGCACACCGTCTTCCACTCCTTCCTGCTGCTGGTACGGGGCGTCGTGCAGCGGCGGGGCCCGCAGAGCCTGAGCGTGGTCGGGGCGGCGGCCTGGAACCTGGCGGAGCTGGTGGAACTGCGCGCGTCGGGCGGCCTGGACGCGGTCGCGGCCCGCCTGGCCGCCTCCGGCGGGGGTGGCGGTGACGGCGGTGCCGACGCGGCCGACGGCGCGGGCGCGGGCGCGGCGGGGGAGCGGGGTCCCGGCCGCCGGATCCGCATGTCCACGGGGTACGAGATGAACCCCTGGGCCGACCTCCAGCCGCCGGGCGAGGGCCCCGCGACCGGCCGCAAGCTGTGGCACTCCAGCCCGGGAAGCCCGGGATGA
- a CDS encoding triacylglycerol lipase — translation MLPWRRLLRQLAVLVLAAAALVAPTGTAQAASAPSSGWNNWSCKPSAAHPRPVVLVHGTFGNSVDNWLGLAPYLVHRGYCVYSLDYGQLPGVPFFHGLGPIDKSAGQLDVFVDKVLAATGSAKTDIIGHSQGGMMPRYYLKFLGGAPKVNALVGLAPDNHGTDLLGFTKLLPYFPGAEDLISTATPGLADQIAGSPFQNKLNAGGDTVPGVKYTVISTKYDQVVTPYQSQFLSGPDVRNVVLQDLCVLDLSEHVTIGLTDRIAWHVALGALDPAHAERTTCASVFD, via the coding sequence ATGCTGCCCTGGAGACGCCTGCTCCGCCAGCTGGCCGTCCTCGTCCTCGCCGCCGCCGCGCTCGTCGCCCCCACCGGCACCGCGCAGGCCGCGTCCGCACCCAGCAGCGGCTGGAACAACTGGTCCTGCAAACCGTCCGCCGCGCACCCGCGCCCCGTCGTCCTCGTACACGGCACCTTCGGGAACTCCGTGGACAACTGGCTCGGCCTCGCCCCGTACCTCGTGCACCGCGGGTACTGCGTCTACTCCCTCGACTACGGGCAACTGCCCGGCGTGCCCTTCTTCCACGGGCTCGGCCCCATCGACAAGTCCGCCGGCCAGCTCGACGTCTTCGTCGACAAGGTGCTCGCCGCCACCGGCTCCGCCAAGACCGACATCATCGGGCACTCGCAGGGCGGCATGATGCCCCGCTACTACCTGAAGTTCCTCGGCGGCGCCCCCAAGGTCAACGCCCTGGTCGGGCTCGCCCCCGACAACCACGGCACCGACCTGCTCGGATTCACCAAGCTGCTCCCGTACTTCCCCGGAGCCGAGGACCTGATCAGCACCGCGACCCCGGGCCTCGCCGACCAGATCGCCGGATCCCCCTTCCAGAACAAGCTGAACGCGGGCGGGGACACCGTGCCCGGCGTGAAGTACACGGTGATCTCGACCAAGTACGACCAGGTGGTCACGCCGTACCAGAGCCAGTTCCTGAGCGGACCGGACGTACGCAACGTCGTGCTCCAGGACCTGTGCGTCCTGGACCTCTCCGAGCACGTCACCATCGGGCTCACCGACCGGATCGCCTGGCACGTGGCGCTGGGCGCCCTCGACCCGGCACACGCCGAACGGACCACCTGCGCATCGGTCTTCGACTGA
- a CDS encoding lytic polysaccharide monooxygenase: MPARSSAARTVTRIAAVGLAPLAVAAYAAAPAAAHGSMTDPVSRVAACYAEGPESPQSAACKAAVKESGAQAFYDWNAVNIANAAGNHRALIPNGQLCSAGNDKYRGLDLARGDWPASPMTAGAHTFHYKGTAPHKGSFELYVTKDGYDPSKPLKWSDLEPAPFAKATDPGMQGGDYVFSGTVPNKSGRHLIYSIWQRSDSPEAFYTCSDVVFGKDNGGGGNGGNDSGTGTEPTAGATATTSGSKPGSKPSGKPSEKPAAPPAKVPTDQQIADGADKSSVEHNGHGDNDPKTNAASGEPVPVSAAPSASSDNLAQTGGSSATPAIAIAGAGALAVGAAVLFTIARRRATTGRHGF; this comes from the coding sequence ATGCCCGCACGCAGCTCCGCCGCCCGTACCGTGACCCGTATCGCCGCCGTCGGCCTCGCGCCACTCGCGGTGGCCGCGTACGCCGCCGCTCCCGCGGCCGCCCACGGTTCGATGACGGACCCGGTCAGCCGGGTGGCGGCCTGCTACGCGGAGGGCCCGGAGTCTCCGCAGTCGGCAGCCTGCAAGGCGGCGGTCAAGGAGAGCGGGGCACAGGCGTTCTACGACTGGAACGCGGTGAACATCGCCAACGCGGCCGGCAACCACCGGGCGCTCATCCCCAACGGCCAGCTCTGCTCGGCGGGCAACGACAAGTACCGGGGCCTCGACCTGGCGCGCGGCGACTGGCCGGCCAGCCCGATGACGGCGGGCGCGCACACCTTCCACTACAAGGGGACCGCGCCCCACAAGGGTTCCTTCGAGCTGTACGTGACGAAGGACGGCTACGACCCGTCGAAGCCGCTGAAGTGGTCCGACCTGGAGCCCGCCCCGTTCGCGAAGGCCACCGACCCGGGTATGCAGGGCGGTGACTACGTCTTCTCCGGCACGGTCCCGAACAAGTCCGGCCGCCACCTGATCTACAGCATCTGGCAGCGCTCGGACAGCCCGGAGGCCTTCTACACCTGCTCGGACGTGGTCTTCGGCAAGGACAACGGCGGCGGGGGCAACGGCGGGAACGACAGCGGGACAGGTACCGAGCCGACCGCCGGCGCCACGGCCACCACCTCCGGCTCGAAGCCGGGCTCCAAGCCCTCCGGGAAGCCGTCCGAGAAGCCCGCAGCCCCGCCGGCCAAGGTCCCGACGGACCAGCAGATCGCCGACGGCGCGGACAAGTCCAGCGTGGAGCACAACGGCCACGGCGACAACGACCCGAAGACGAACGCCGCCTCCGGCGAGCCGGTCCCCGTTTCGGCCGCGCCGTCGGCCTCGTCGGACAACCTCGCGCAGACGGGCGGCAGCAGCGCCACCCCGGCGATCGCGATCGCCGGGGCCGGCGCCCTGGCCGTCGGCGCGGCGGTGCTGTTCACCATCGCCCGCCGCCGTGCGACGACGGGCCGCCACGGCTTCTGA
- a CDS encoding DUF402 domain-containing protein: MNDPRLTVVLTKAGRTKIRYPAAQLADDGDRISVRAPWAAEGVRDFGFVRFEPGDVFVEHFWRTRWYAVKEVWTGDGVLKGWYCDVTRPAVLRAGELLVDDLDLDLWVSADGTSVLRLDEDEFAASGLATSDPEAAGQAVRALDALEEQARTAAGLAALLPG, from the coding sequence GTGAACGACCCCAGGCTGACCGTCGTCCTGACCAAGGCGGGACGCACCAAGATCCGGTACCCGGCGGCGCAGCTGGCCGATGACGGCGACCGGATCTCCGTACGCGCCCCCTGGGCGGCCGAGGGCGTACGGGACTTCGGCTTCGTCCGCTTCGAGCCGGGCGACGTCTTCGTCGAGCACTTCTGGCGGACGCGCTGGTACGCGGTCAAGGAGGTGTGGACCGGCGACGGCGTCCTGAAGGGCTGGTACTGCGACGTGACCCGCCCCGCCGTGCTGCGCGCCGGGGAGCTCCTCGTGGACGACCTGGACCTCGACCTGTGGGTGTCGGCGGACGGGACCTCCGTACTGCGGCTGGACGAGGACGAGTTCGCCGCGAGCGGGCTCGCCACCAGCGACCCGGAGGCCGCCGGCCAGGCCGTACGGGCCCTCGACGCCCTGGAGGAGCAGGCCCGCACTGCGGCCGGACTCGCCGCGCTGCTCCCCGGATGA
- a CDS encoding GNAT family N-acetyltransferase, with protein sequence MTVLIRDLRPDDPSDAEAVVRVCRAALPFMITTTEGVAFALASAHPAKAHRILVAETADGLVIGTAQVGIVHDSPEPGQSYVNPYVDPAHHGLGAGSGLLRAAEEHLAARGAEATYAWVLDEPAHRAFAERRGYRPGRSAHFLRLDLAAASLPPLPETLPAGVELRTGADFAADPRPLFEADAETTADEPGDVQTEFDDYEDWIAHTWNNPSLDKELTTVVLVDGAVAAFTAAQTDGATRYGSAMTGTLRAFRGRGLAKLAKTVSLHRARAAGYTEAFTGNDAGNEPMLAVNNGFGYEICATETRYVKRLETA encoded by the coding sequence ATGACCGTTCTCATCCGCGACCTGCGCCCCGACGACCCCTCGGACGCCGAGGCCGTCGTACGGGTGTGCCGCGCCGCCCTCCCGTTCATGATCACGACCACCGAGGGCGTGGCCTTTGCGCTGGCCTCCGCCCACCCGGCGAAGGCGCACCGGATCCTGGTCGCCGAGACCGCCGACGGGCTCGTCATCGGCACCGCCCAGGTCGGCATCGTCCACGACAGCCCCGAACCCGGTCAGTCGTACGTCAACCCGTACGTCGACCCCGCGCACCACGGCCTCGGCGCGGGCAGCGGGCTGCTGCGCGCGGCCGAGGAGCACCTCGCCGCGCGGGGCGCGGAGGCCACGTACGCCTGGGTGCTCGACGAGCCCGCCCACCGGGCCTTCGCCGAGCGGCGCGGCTACCGCCCCGGCCGGTCCGCGCACTTCCTGCGCCTGGACCTGGCGGCCGCCTCCCTGCCGCCGCTCCCGGAAACCCTTCCGGCCGGGGTGGAGCTGCGCACGGGCGCCGACTTCGCCGCCGATCCGCGGCCGCTGTTCGAGGCCGACGCGGAGACGACCGCCGACGAACCGGGCGACGTACAGACCGAGTTCGACGACTACGAGGACTGGATCGCGCACACCTGGAACAATCCGTCCCTCGACAAGGAGCTGACCACCGTCGTCCTCGTCGACGGCGCGGTGGCCGCCTTCACCGCCGCCCAGACGGACGGAGCGACCCGCTACGGCTCGGCGATGACGGGCACCCTGCGCGCCTTCCGCGGCCGGGGCCTGGCCAAGCTCGCCAAGACCGTCTCCCTGCACCGGGCCCGCGCGGCCGGGTACACGGAGGCCTTCACCGGCAACGACGCGGGCAACGAGCCGATGCTGGCCGTCAACAACGGGTTCGGGTACGAGATCTGCGCGACCGAGACGCGCTACGTGAAGAGACTGGAGACCGCGTGA
- a CDS encoding GntR family transcriptional regulator, with amino-acid sequence MTSTNLKITLDGSAGSAAPYEQLRAQIADRARSGKLPAGFKLPTVRGLAEELGLAANTVAKAYRALEGDGVIETRGRHGTFVAAVGGGAAREAASAAQAFAERARRLGLTEAEALAAATDALRARYAAK; translated from the coding sequence GTGACCTCGACGAACCTGAAGATCACCCTCGACGGCTCGGCCGGCTCGGCCGCCCCGTACGAACAACTGCGCGCGCAGATCGCGGACCGGGCCCGGTCGGGGAAGCTGCCGGCGGGCTTCAAGCTGCCCACGGTACGAGGGCTGGCGGAGGAGCTGGGGCTGGCGGCCAATACCGTCGCGAAGGCGTACCGGGCGCTGGAGGGGGACGGGGTGATCGAGACGCGGGGCCGGCACGGGACGTTCGTCGCGGCCGTCGGAGGGGGTGCGGCGCGCGAAGCCGCGTCTGCTGCGCAGGCGTTCGCGGAGCGGGCCCGTCGGCTGGGCCTGACGGAGGCCGAAGCCCTGGCTGCCGCCACCGACGCCCTCCGGGCCCGGTACGCCGCCAAGTAG
- a CDS encoding DUF5925 domain-containing protein produces the protein MPANPHDALPIRLNVDDSDSPSDVVDALFLGRFASGEQPYSHSVTIERVKAGSTLLPPGATVLRSARDTDRSATLAEGEGWTMLVSRWSRGADVTVTAVSDELAADVLDRATEGVQDEPEPQPENVTMGFWYVSPRRGPYRTTRQIAAGTWAEVRPNYTAPVAGAMDRLMKVTPDDISGRLLLLHGPPGTGKTSALRTLARSWRDWCQVDCVLDPERLFNDVGYLMDIAIGEDEGTAKGRWRLLLLEDCDELIRGEARHTAGQALSRLLNLTDGLLGQGRNVLVGVTTNEDLERLHPAVVRPGRCLARIEVGRLTHGEAVDWLGTDEGVSREGASLAELFALRRGTGPAAILPPQPHTSEAGLYL, from the coding sequence ATGCCAGCCAACCCGCATGACGCGCTGCCGATCCGGCTCAACGTCGACGACAGCGACTCACCGTCGGACGTCGTCGACGCGCTGTTCCTCGGCCGGTTCGCGTCCGGCGAGCAGCCGTACTCGCACAGCGTGACCATCGAGCGGGTGAAGGCGGGCTCGACCCTGCTGCCGCCCGGAGCCACCGTGCTGCGCTCCGCGCGCGACACCGACCGCAGCGCCACCCTGGCCGAGGGCGAGGGCTGGACCATGCTGGTCTCCCGGTGGAGCCGCGGCGCCGACGTCACCGTCACGGCGGTGAGCGACGAACTCGCCGCCGACGTCCTCGACCGGGCCACGGAGGGGGTGCAGGACGAGCCCGAACCGCAGCCGGAGAACGTCACGATGGGCTTCTGGTACGTGTCCCCGCGCCGCGGACCGTACCGGACGACCCGCCAGATCGCGGCGGGCACCTGGGCCGAGGTGCGGCCCAACTACACCGCGCCGGTGGCCGGGGCGATGGACCGGCTGATGAAGGTGACCCCCGACGACATCTCGGGCCGGCTGCTCCTGCTGCACGGCCCGCCGGGCACGGGGAAGACCTCCGCCCTGCGCACGCTGGCCCGTTCCTGGCGGGACTGGTGCCAGGTGGACTGCGTACTGGACCCGGAGCGGCTGTTCAACGACGTCGGCTACCTGATGGACATCGCGATCGGCGAGGACGAGGGCACGGCGAAGGGCCGCTGGCGGCTGCTGCTCCTGGAGGACTGCGACGAGCTGATCCGCGGCGAGGCCCGGCACACGGCCGGCCAGGCGCTGTCCCGGCTGCTGAACCTGACCGACGGCCTGCTGGGGCAGGGCCGCAACGTCCTGGTCGGCGTGACGACCAACGAGGACCTGGAGCGCCTGCACCCGGCGGTGGTCCGGCCGGGCCGCTGCCTGGCGCGTATCGAGGTCGGCCGGCTGACCCACGGGGAGGCCGTGGACTGGCTGGGCACGGACGAGGGCGTCTCCCGCGAGGGCGCCAGCCTGGCGGAGCTCTTCGCCCTGCGCCGCGGCACCGGCCCGGCGGCGATCCTTCCGCCCCAGCCGCACACGTCGGAGGCGGGCCTCTATCTCTAG